A genome region from Vicia villosa cultivar HV-30 ecotype Madison, WI unplaced genomic scaffold, Vvil1.0 ctg.002861F_1_1, whole genome shotgun sequence includes the following:
- the LOC131639914 gene encoding protein PXR1-like produces MPEVRTRYLNVLKEEKEEKEKGKVVPAKGGRKKASTSKPVVSEAVPEAAEKKERRTKRKFDHPFDNQEKVVQSVAAATTVEKAVPEEVVTEEVQVTSVENEKSKKENAEKKKKKKKRKPSNNTENTVKAVEKKKTRKRKLIIDASDEDEDVQEALNQQAEAANQQL; encoded by the exons atgccagaagtcagaactagataTCTGAATGTTctcaaggaagaaaaagaagaaaaagaaaaaggaaaagttgTTCCGGCTAAAGGAGGTCGCAAGAAAGCTTCTACCTCCAAGCCTGTTGTTTCAGAAGCTGTTCCTGAAGCTGctgaaaagaaggaaagaaggactaagagaaaatttgatcatccttttgaTAATCAGGAGAAGGTAGTTCAgagtgtagctgctgctactacTGTTGAGAAAGCTGTTCCAGAAGAAGTTGTTACTGAAGAAGTTCAGGTTACTTCAGTCGAAAATGAAAAGAGTAAGAAGGAGAacgctgagaagaagaagaagaagaagaagagaaagcctTCTAATAACACTGAGAATACTGTtaaagctgttgagaagaagaaaacaagaaaaagaaaattaataattgaTGCCTCAGATGAAGATGAGGATGTTCAAGAAGCTTTGAATCAGCAAGCAGAAGCTGCGAATCAGCAA ttataa